A window of Bacillus sp. DX3.1 genomic DNA:
ATCTTTTCAGTAAACCGGGAAAGAATTTGAAACATCGCAAATGATGCTACGCGGTACAATTCAAAGTTAGGGTGCTTTACAACCAATTCAGGACATAATCGCTTCGCTTCCCAAAGCGGCATCGTTGCACGCACACCCTTTTCCCTCGCCTCATAACTGCACGTCACAATAATCCCTTTCCGCTCTTTTTCATTCCCTGCAATGGCTAACGGTTTCCCTTTTAGCGACTCATCATGTGCGATTTCTACTGACGCATAAAAACAGTTCATATCCACATGTAAAATTACCCGACCGTTTTTTGGATACATTTCTCGCATTTAACTCACCCCCTGAAAGAACACTTGTTCTTAGTTGTATTATACCAAAAATTCGTTCTCAAAAACAACGGTGTTGGCCACTCTTTATCAAATACCGCCTTTTCAATCCTCTCTTTTCCCTGTATACTCAAAATGCATATGGATAATTATAGAAAAAAAGAAAGGAGAAAAAATGAAAAGCCAGACAAAACTAAATTATGCTGTTCTAATAGTCGTATTCATAATCGCTATAAACCATTTGCTACTCCCAATCTTCGGTATTAATTCCTCTGCACTTCTCCCTTACTTATTAAAGATTTCAACACTGTATATACTTCCGTGGATTTTTTTATACTGGTTCATTCGTTTAGTGAAAGCTATTGAATCTAAATGATCAATAAAAAAGAGCGCGTAAACCTTTTATGGCCTACACACTCTTTTTCCTATATAATGCAATTACTTCGCTACTTCTTCAATAATTGCAACAACCAATTCAGCTGTTTTTGCTAATTCTTCAACAGGAATTTTTTCATTTGTTGTATGAATTTCTTCATAACCAACTGCTAAGTTTACTGTTGGAATACCATGGCCCGCAATTACGTTCGCATCACTTCCGCCACCGCTTTGGTGAAGAGAAGGTGTACGACCAATTTTTTCAGCAGCACGTTTTGCCACTTCTACAACATGATCACCATCAGCAAATTTGAACCCAGGATACATTACTTTTACTTCTACATCTGCTTGTCCGCCCATTTCTTTTGCAGTCGTTTCAAATGCTTCTTTCATTTTGCGAACTTGCTCTTGCATTTTTTCATCTACTAAAGAACGAGCTTCTGCAAAGATTGTTACATGGTCACAAACGATATTTGTTTGTGTACCACCTTCAAAGCGACCAATATTTGCAGTTGTTTCAGAATCAATACGACCAAGTGGCATTTTTGCAATTGCTTTTGCTGCAATTGTAATTGCGGATACACCTTTTTCTGGCGCTACACCAGCGTGAGCTGTTTTACCGCGAATAATTGCATTCACTTTTGCTTGTGTTGGTGCTGCAACTACGATTTCGCCAACTTTTCCATTGCTATCTAAAGCATAGCCATATTTCGCTGTAATACGTTCACGGTCTAATGCTTTTGCACCAACAAGACCAGATTCTTCACCAACTGTAATAATAAATTCAATTTTTCCATGAGGAATATTTTTTTCTTTTAAAACGCGGATTGCTTCAAACATAGATGCTAATCCAGCTTTATCATCTGATCCTAAAATTGTAGTACCATCCGATACAATATAACCATCTTTAATAGAAGGCTTAATTCCTTTACCAGGAACTACTGTATCCATATGAGAAGTAAAATAGATTGTATCTACTCCTTCTTTCGTTGCTGGTAGAGTACAAATTAAGTTACCAGCACCATGTCCAGTCACACCCATTGTGTCATCTTCAAATACTTCAACACCTAAAGCAGTAAATTTCTCTGTTAACACTTTACAAATTTCCGCTTCATATTTCGTTTCAGAATCTACTTGCACCAGCTCCATAAATTCATTTACTAAACGTTCTTGATTAATCATAAGAATGCGCCTCCTGCACTGCGTTATGTATGTAACAACGTTAATTATAACAGAATTTCGCAAAAGTTTCGAAAGACAAGACAAAAAACAGATGGTTCACACATCTAGATAACCTTCTGTTTTCTTCTACTCATTTAAAAGCACCCAGCGCATATGGTCTTCCCAAATTCCATTCACCATTAGCATTTTCCGTGATACACCTTCATATTGAAAACCAATCTTCGTTACGACTTGTATCGACGCTAAATTACGAGGCATAATCGGCGCTTCTATCCGATGTAACTGAAATTCTTGAAAAGCAACATCAATTGCTTTTCTAAGCGCTTCTGTCGTATACCCTTTATTCAATTCCTCTTTGTCTAATTTATAACTAAGAACGCAAGACTGATAAATCCCACGTACAATTAAATTGAAAGAAATACAACCAATGATATTCGTATCATCGTCTTTTTTAAAAATCCATAATCGAATAATTTTCCCTTCTATAAACTCTTTTCTATCTTTTTGCAATCGTTTCTTTTGATAATCCATTGTAAAAAAATCATCTGGTCGGTATTCTTCCCACGCTTTTAAAAACTCGCGATTTTTGTCGTAATATTGAAGAACTTGTTCTGTATACGACTCATCGATTTCTCTCAATTGTAAACGTTCTGTTTCGTATATTTTCATCATCGTATCTCCATTCTTCATCTAGTAAAACTTTCATAAGAGGGGACTGCTCACGAGATTACATGTAGCATAAAGTGAAACTTTAATCAGTGGGGGTTTTCTTCATCCCCCACTGATTATTAGCCCTCACCTAACTTCTTTGCTTCCTGCCAAACTTTGAGGTGGGGTATTACTGCCCGCGAATAGCGGGATAAAAGGAAAAGATCATATGATTTAAACCGTTTTCTCAATCAAATTATATCCCCTTTACTTCACTCATACCTTTTTATATTCTCTCTTTATTCCGAATTTTCCTGTTGAATATTAGAGACCCTTCTCGAATTTTGTCTCATCTATGCCCTTGTCCACATTTCCATTTCTCGATACAATAGATAAGAAAGATTCGTAAGGAGGCCCATGATGAACAAAAAAGCTCAAAAAGTTATGATTTACGTTATGTTAATTTCCATGCTTGTAACAACATTACTTACTGGCGCAAGTATGTTTTGGTAAAAGGACGATGCCACTCGTCCTTTTTTTATTTTTCATACATGTTTAAACACGAACAGGCCATTTATTCCCCTAGATAGAGAATAAACAGCCTGTTAAAACACGATTATCTTCCTACATGATTAGTAGAGCTTTTCCATTGATAGATGTTTTATTTAATTAGGAGTACAAGAGCTACAATACTAAAAGAAAATCCCATTGCAAGTGCCATGACAAAACTAGTGTAATGCTTTTGCTGAAAAGCTCCTATTACAAAAGTAAAATTAAGAAGTGCAATAAATGCGATAGACAAGAGAAAAGAACATATATGAAAGGTTGCCAATATGAACGTTACAATGAATAGAAAGCCGATGAAAAATTGCATATAAGAAAGCCTTGGATTCAAATACATACAAGCAGCTCCTTTTTACATCATCTATGTATAACTTCATTAACGCATGTATATGTACACATGTCAAGACAAGTTAATGAAGCTGTTCAAAAAGTCCGGTAACGATAGCTATCGCATTTCTTCGTTACGTCGCCACTCCGTATCCTCCTGGCTTCCACGCCTCGAACTACTCGGCTCTCTTTATCCTCCTTTTTGAATAGGCACTAAAAGAGAAAGAAAAAGCCAACTTATATTGTTGACCTTTTCATAAGCAATTGCTCCTTTTTCTTTTGCAAGTTGTTGAAATGACTTTTTCGATTTTACAACCGATACTTTTGTTCCAATTGGAATGCGATCAAATAAATATTCCACATCTTGTTTTTTCATCCGAATACAGCCTTGTGAAATATATTTTCCAATTGAACTTGGCTGATTTGTACCATGAATACCATACTTACTACCATCTGTACCTCGCGCATTAAATCCCATCCACCTTGAACCAAGAGGATTTTTTGGTGAACCACCAGGAATATTTTTAGCAATATAATAGGGATTTTTCGCTTTCAAGATGATATCGAACGTACCCTCAGGTGTTAAATCATTCGTCTTCCCTGTTGCCACAGGAAATACCTTTTGAATTTTCCCATCATCAATATAAGCAAGCTTATTTGTCTGCTTATTCACAATAATAAACGGGTCTCCAGCACGCGGGTTATCGCCAAGAGGCCAAATCGGTGAAAGAGAAATACATAAGAGTAAGGACAGAAGATACGACATAGTCCATTCCTACCTTCTATATAAGTTCTTTTACGTTATCCTTCCCTTTAAACCGACTTTTAATGAGTAAATATTGTTCCATTTCATAAACAAGTTGAACAAGCTTCGCCCGCATTTCAAATTCTTCACGTGTCTCTGGAAGTGGCATTTCCCGAAAAATCTCTCTCATCTCCTGTAATTGTCTAAGCGAGATTAAACCTGTACTTTCGGGACGAATAGAGTTCCCAACATTTTCAATCACTTCTGCAATCATACCAGCTTGCTCATATGACCATGATAAGGACGCCGCAAGTGGCATGATTCGTTCTAAAATTTCAAATTGCTGCATACGCATATCAAAATATCGATAATAGTAGTCATCTTCACGCATAAATTGATTCTCAAGTTTTTTAAAAGATAATTCTTTTGCCTCTTTCAACATTTCCTCTGTTTCAATTAATTCTTTCCCACTCCAAGTACTATCACGATTTCGTAAATATACTGCCATCTCAAATAAAATGGTTTTAAAATTAGATTCTATTTTTTTCTGATACCCTCTTAATTTCTTTTCAGCACTTGGCATGTAGACGTTCACTAACAATGCCACACTAATTCCGATTGTTAAAATCGCTATTTCATTCCCAATCGCTGACCATGTAATATGCTTTAACGAATACAAATGCATCACAATAACTGAACTTGTAACGATACCTTCTTGAATTTTAAACATGACAGCTGTCGGGATAAATGTAAGAAGTAACAAACTAATGGCGAGCGGCGTATAACCGATTGTTTCAAAAATACAAAATGAGAAAGCCATCGATAAGACACAAGCCAAAAAGCGATGCAATGACGCTTGGAGCGATTTTCGCTTCGTATTTTGTACACACAAAATGACAAGAATTCCAGCAGAGCTATAAAATTCTAATCCTAAAAGCTGAGCGATAAAAACTGCTAAACCTGTTCCAACTGCTGTTTTAACTGTACGATATCCGATTTTAAACATGTAATAGCTCCTATATGTACAAACTTATTCTTACAATAAGTATAAAGAAAAGGATGACAGACTGTCATCCTTTTCCTCCTATTATTCACGTAACTTTTACATGTTACAATATTTTTTGTAAAAATTCTTGTGCCCGCTTGCTTTCTGGTGCCGTAAAAAATTGCTCTGGGTTTGCATCTTCAACGAGCTTTCCACCATCTAAGAAGAGTACACGATCTGCTACTTCTTTTGCAAAGCCCATCTCATGTGTGACAATTGCCATCGTCATACCCGTTGTTACTAACGATTTCATTACCTCTAGTACTTCTTTTACCATTTCTGGGTCAAGTGCAGACGTTGGTTCATCAAATAACATCACTTCTGGTTCCATCGCAAGTGCTCTAGCAATCGCTACACGCTGTTTTTGTCCGCCAGAAAGACGATTCGGATAAGCATCTTTTTTATCAAGTAACCCTACTTTTTCAAGAAGTTCTTTTGCTTTTTTCTCGCCTTCTTGTTTTTCTATCCCTTTAACATTTACTGGTGCATACGTAATATTTTCTAATACAGTCATATGAGGAAATAAGTGAAAGTGTTGAAACACCATCCCAACATGTTGACGCACATTCATAATATTTGTTTTTGGATTTGTCACTTCTTCATCATGAATCCAAATTTGACCACTTGTCGGTGTTTCTAATACATTCATACAACGTAAAAATGTTGATTTCCCTGATCCAGATGGTCCAACAATCGCTACAACCTCACCTTTTTTGATCGTTGTTGTAATTCCTTTTAATACTTCGTTTTGTCCAAATGATTTATGAAGGTTTTCTATTTTAATCACTTTTCTTCATTCTCCCTTCAATCGCTTTCCCGACAACTGTAAGAATAATCACTAGAATATAGTAAACAAGTCCGACAAATAGTAACGGTTCAAGATACTTAAATGTTTCACCGCCTACAATATATGCACGGCGCATTAAGTCTGTCGCACCAATTACTGTCACTACAGCCGATTCTTTCGTAAGTGTTGCAAATTCATTCACAAGCGCTGGTAATATATTTTTTAATGCCTGTGGTAAAATAATATTTCTCATCATTTTTCCATATGGAACACCTAACGCCATCGCAGCTTCTGTCTGTCCTTTATCAACAGCTTGAATACCTGCACGAATTACCTCTGACATATATGCACCCGAATTTAAACTAAATGCAAGTACTGCTGCTAAAAATGCTGGTATATCATATCCAATCATTTGCGGAACACCGAAATAAATAATCATTAATTGCAAGACAAGTGGCGTGCCACGAAATATCGACGTATATAAATCAGCAGCGATATTTAAAACTCTTACTCTAGCAATTTTGCAAAGTGCTAATAACGTTCCTAATACAAAACCAACTAAAGCAGATACTGCTACAATTTTCAGTGTAACTTCTAGGCCCTTTAATATATATGGTATCGACGGAGTAATTGCCGAAAAATCTAGGTTCATCTTTTGTCATTCCTCTCACAGAAAATAGAAAGGCAGCTTACTTTCCGCTGCCAAACCATTTCTTCACTAATTTATCCATTTCACCATTCTCTTGCATTTTCTTAATTACTTTATTAAATTCTGCTGTTTTATCACTATTTTTCGGAAGGGCAATTGCTGCTCCTACTTCTTCTGGAGCTTCCTTGATTTCAATCCCTTGTAAATCTTTCATTTTTTCTAAATAATTTTTAGCAACTGTATCTTCTAAAATAGCAGCGTCAAAACGCCCTGCTTGAATTTCTTGTACAACTTCTGGTATACGGTCACGACCTTCTGCTTGGAAGTTTACTTGTTTTTTAAATTCCTCTGCCTTCTCTTCTTGAATAGATCCCGTTTGTACCCCTACTTTTTTATCTTTCAAATCTTGTAATGACTTAATACCAGAATCCTTTTTTGAAACAATCATGTTTTTAGCAACAAAATAAATATCTGTAAAATCAGCATTTTCCTTACGATCTGGAGTTGGAGTCATACCCGCCATTACAAAATCAACTTTTCCTGAACTAAGAGATGCTAGTAATCCTCCAAAATCCATATCTTTCACTTTTATTTCATAGCCAAGCTCTTTTCCAATATACTTTGCAATATCTACATCAAAACCGATAATCGCATCACTTTTTGAAGCTTCCACATATTCATAAGGTTTATAGTCTGCTGAAGTCCCCATAACAAGTACTTTTTTATTTGTATTCGCTTCTTTTGTTTCTTCCTTACTACAAGCACTAAACATGCTTACGATTAAAATTAGTGCAAATGAAATCGATAATAACTTCTTCATGTTTCTTCCCCCTAATAATGTATATTTAAAAGTTTTATAGAATTTTTATTTGATATTCGTATTGTAGCAGTTTTTTTATTTTTATGCAATATTTAAAATAAAAATAAATTAAAAAATCCTAATTAACACCATCCATTATATATTTCTTGTATAAAAACATGCATAAAAATATATTTTTATGCATGTTAAAATTCATAATCTATGACTAAAAAAAGCGGTACATACACTTATACGTGTACGTACCGCTTTTTTATAATTATATTACAGTTCTTCACAATTCTCTTCAAAGTAAGATTGTAATTTTGAGATCACTTGCATCGGCTCATGACCTTCAATTTCATGGCGTTCTACCATCGTTACGATCTTTCCATCTTTTAATAACGCGAAAGACGGCGAGGATGGTGGATACCCCTCAAAATATTCACGTGCACGTGCTGTTGCCTCTTTATCTTGTCCTGCAAATACAGTTACAAGATGATCTGGTCGTTTATCATAATGTACGGAATGTGCTGCAGCTGGACGTGCAATTCCACCTGCACAACCGCATACTGAGTTTACCATCACAAGTGTTGTACCTTTTTGCTGTAATGATTCATCAACCGCTTCTGGGGTTGTTAATTCTGTATAGCCAGCGGATACGATTTCTTCACGCGCTTGACGGACAACATCATTCATAAAAAAGTTAAAGTTCATCAATGTTTTCCCTCCTCAAATCTATCTATTTGTATCTTACCAGTAACCGTTTCAGAAATACAAGTGAACTTACTTGTATTATCCCTAGTGTTGGCATACAAAACGTCCTAGAACAGAAGCTCTAAGACGTTTTTATTAATGTCCACGATGCTTTTGCTTCGCTTTTTGCACTTTCATCAAACGTTTTCTCTGTTTTTCTGCTTCACGATGCTCTTTAGATTGCGCTTGTTTTTCTTGTTTATGCACTTCGTACGATAAACTAATTGCCTCTTGAGCTTTCGTAAAACGTGTTGTTTTCATTTCTTTTGCCGCTTGGCGAATGATACGCTTTATACTTTTCGAACGTTTTTTCTCTTTGATGTCTACACCACATCTAGCAAAGCGATTAAAGTATGGTAATAACGTATCATTTACAAACAAAAGTATTTCTTCATCAGATGGTTCAGTACCAAACATGTACTGCGTTGCATACAGTTTCCCATTGTCTTCGTTTTCAATCACCCCTACAAAATACTGACCATCATGATAAACTGTCAATTTCATCGACAGCCCCTCCTTTAAAAACGATTCAGAAATACTGGACATCCCGGAGGGGAAGGTTACTGACATGAAATCATGCGTCCGGACTACCAACCGGAACTGTGTTTTTGCATTTCTATCACTATTATATAATATTTACGTATTTTTTACGATTTCGACATAGGCTTCAATCATTTTTTTATGTGATCCTACAATATACTTCGGTAACTCTGTAATTGGAAAGAATTTCAGCTCGACAGCCTCCTCTTTATTTACAGAAAACTTACCTTCATACTCGTCTGTATAATATGCCGTCGTGACAGATTGAAACTCATCACCATTTGCTAATTTTATAAAATAGTTAGCTCCAGAATATACATTGATGAGCTTCAAGTTTCTTACATGAATCCCCGCTTCTTCATACACTTCCCGACACGCTGTTTCTTCTGGGGATTCTCCAAGTTCCATTAAGCCACCAAGCAAGCCCCATTTCCCATACGGTTCCGTCCTTTGCTGCAATAAAACATGTCCATTTTCGTTCAATACAAGAACAACAGCACCGACTAAAATTAAAGGGCGATGACCAACTACTTTTCGTAACTCTTCTACATATCCCATCGAAACAAACCCTTCTTTTTGTATTTCGTTGTCCACACTATTGTATCATATGTATAAAATGGAAAAACGCGTATATATTTCATTTTTTTAACAGCACTCCAACAGAATCCCCCTTCCTCAAGCATGTGCAGGGCATGGCCTAGGTGATAGGGAAGGGATGAATGGTGGTCGTAGAAAGCACGAAGTTTTTATTTCCTTTTTTTGCAACATAGTTTATGCTAGTGATAAGAACAAAAACGAACGTACGTTCTTTTGCGACTGTAGGGCAAGGTTGTGTCCAAACAGTATAAACGACGCCTGTGGAGAGTATGTCAGACTGATTGGGTATCCAATCAGCAACGCTCTATGAAACAGGAAGCCCCTTCTTCAAACAGCTCGTTAGAGTGTTAAGGAGGAGTCATTCACCACTATATTAATTTGTTCATTCTCATCTATCGTTGCTAATTGAATAGAGTGAATCGGTACTTTCGTCGATAATTGTACTCTTACCCATTGTTCTGTTTTCCCTAATAAGGCTAGAGCATCCTTTTGAATCTCTCCATTCTTCACAAGAATAAATGTAACAGATGCTTGTGTTCCAGTTACTTTCATATCTAGCCGAGAAACTGTTTCATATTGTGGATACTGAAATGCGGAAACAACTCCACTTGCTTCCCATAATGCAAATTTTATCGTTTGAACATCAGTAATGTTTTGTAAACGCAGCTCTGAAAACAAATATTCTACCGTAATGCGGGCTTTCTTTAAATTATTAAAATCAACAGAACCATTATGTATAAGGATAATGGGTGCAGGCTCTAAAAAGCGTCTCCACCGATCCCATTTTAACATCAAAATAGAGCTTAGGATATGAAGAACTACAAGAACAAATGTTGTAATCATCGAGCCAAGCAAACCTACCTTTTCATCTGACAGTGCATTTGAAATATTTCCACCTAGCAATAAAACTAATACAACATCTAAAAAACGAAGCTGGGCAATAGAGCGTTGTCCCATTGCCTTGGCAACAATAATTAAAAAGATATATGCCAATACAGCACGAAATACCCACTCTACATTAGAAATATGATGTGCCCCTTCAAAAATATGCATATGCATGAAGCTCACTCCTCACAAACACTGTGTTCCTTTAGTTTGTGATTATGAAGGCTGTCTATGTATTAAAAAACTGATCCGTATAAGAACGAATCAGTTTTTTCTCTATCAATATGATTTAATTCACTGAAAACATATACTTTTTGTATGTCTTTCGTACCGATAATATAAGCCCCATTAACATCATATTAGAGAACAAGGAACTTCCTCCATATGATAAAAATGGAAGAGCAATTCCTTTTACTGGCATTAATCCAACAATCATACCGATATTTTGGAAGATTTGCAGGGTTAAAATACCGATTGCTCCCGCACATAATAATGTGCCAAACAGGTTATCTGCTGCATATCCAATGAGAATTGTACGATAAATAAGAAGTAGAAACATCAACACAATGAAAGCTGCTATTAAAAATCCGCCTTCTTCAGCAATCGTAGCGAAAATGAAATCCGTATGCTTTTCTGGAATATAGACGTTTCCATATCCTAAACCTTTTCCATTCATGCCTCCACTACCTACTGCTAAAATCGATTGCTGCGTTTGATATCCTTGATCAGCGTAATCAAAAGGTGCTAACCACCCTAAAATTCGTGATTGTTGATGTGGCTTTAACAAAGGAATCAATTTATCAAAAATAATACTTGGATATTGCAGAAATAGAAATATTAACGTAGACAAAATGGTTAATGGAACCACTGTACATATTGCAATCAGTTTCTTCTGAATGCCTGACATAAAAAGAATACATGCAATGGCTGAACCGTATAAGAAAACCATTCCTGTATCAGGTTGACTATATACAAACAACGCAGGCGGAATCGATACTAAAATGATTTTACCCACCAATATCAAATCCGTTTGAAATGTTCGTACCATATATTTTTCATTATGCTTCACTGCTAGACTAGCAACTAAAATAAGCAATGCAATTTTAAAGAACTCCGATGGCTGTATCGCCCCTAAAACAGGAAATCTAAACCATCTTTTTGCACCTAAGATTTCAGGTGTAAAATTTGAAACTGGCAATATTTTCAGTATGATAATAGAGGCAAAGCCAACAATATAAAATGGCCAAGCTAGTTTTTGCATTTGATCTAAATCAATACTTGCAACGAGCAGTAACAGTACAATGCCTATTAAATAGTTCACCCCTTGCTTCATAGCAAAGTTCGAATTTCCATATTGTCCTGTTTGCTGACTGCTATATATGGCAACTAAACTAGTTACACATAAAACACACAGGATTAAAATTAACTTCACATCTAAACTCTTTAGAAACTCGGTACTTCTCTTCATGATATGATATCCTCCTGAATCGTTGTTAAGCATAAATAAAAAACCAGGAGTCAACAACCTTCATGTTTTGACGACTGATTATACATAACGATATGTGCATACACACAAGCT
This region includes:
- a CDS encoding tripeptidase T — protein: MINQERLVNEFMELVQVDSETKYEAEICKVLTEKFTALGVEVFEDDTMGVTGHGAGNLICTLPATKEGVDTIYFTSHMDTVVPGKGIKPSIKDGYIVSDGTTILGSDDKAGLASMFEAIRVLKEKNIPHGKIEFIITVGEESGLVGAKALDRERITAKYGYALDSNGKVGEIVVAAPTQAKVNAIIRGKTAHAGVAPEKGVSAITIAAKAIAKMPLGRIDSETTANIGRFEGGTQTNIVCDHVTIFAEARSLVDEKMQEQVRKMKEAFETTAKEMGGQADVEVKVMYPGFKFADGDHVVEVAKRAAEKIGRTPSLHQSGGGSDANVIAGHGIPTVNLAVGYEEIHTTNEKIPVEELAKTAELVVAIIEEVAK
- a CDS encoding GNAT family protein produces the protein MMKIYETERLQLREIDESYTEQVLQYYDKNREFLKAWEEYRPDDFFTMDYQKKRLQKDRKEFIEGKIIRLWIFKKDDDTNIIGCISFNLIVRGIYQSCVLSYKLDKEELNKGYTTEALRKAIDVAFQEFQLHRIEAPIMPRNLASIQVVTKIGFQYEGVSRKMLMVNGIWEDHMRWVLLNE
- the prli42 gene encoding stressosome-associated protein Prli42, with translation MNKKAQKVMIYVMLISMLVTTLLTGASMFW
- a CDS encoding DUF3894 domain-containing protein produces the protein MYLNPRLSYMQFFIGFLFIVTFILATFHICSFLLSIAFIALLNFTFVIGAFQQKHYTSFVMALAMGFSFSIVALVLLIK
- a CDS encoding L,D-transpeptidase, yielding MSYLLSLLLCISLSPIWPLGDNPRAGDPFIIVNKQTNKLAYIDDGKIQKVFPVATGKTNDLTPEGTFDIILKAKNPYYIAKNIPGGSPKNPLGSRWMGFNARGTDGSKYGIHGTNQPSSIGKYISQGCIRMKKQDVEYLFDRIPIGTKVSVVKSKKSFQQLAKEKGAIAYEKVNNISWLFLSLLVPIQKGG
- a CDS encoding aromatic acid exporter family protein; the encoded protein is MFKIGYRTVKTAVGTGLAVFIAQLLGLEFYSSAGILVILCVQNTKRKSLQASLHRFLACVLSMAFSFCIFETIGYTPLAISLLLLTFIPTAVMFKIQEGIVTSSVIVMHLYSLKHITWSAIGNEIAILTIGISVALLVNVYMPSAEKKLRGYQKKIESNFKTILFEMAVYLRNRDSTWSGKELIETEEMLKEAKELSFKKLENQFMREDDYYYRYFDMRMQQFEILERIMPLAASLSWSYEQAGMIAEVIENVGNSIRPESTGLISLRQLQEMREIFREMPLPETREEFEMRAKLVQLVYEMEQYLLIKSRFKGKDNVKELI
- a CDS encoding amino acid ABC transporter ATP-binding protein, with the translated sequence MIKIENLHKSFGQNEVLKGITTTIKKGEVVAIVGPSGSGKSTFLRCMNVLETPTSGQIWIHDEEVTNPKTNIMNVRQHVGMVFQHFHLFPHMTVLENITYAPVNVKGIEKQEGEKKAKELLEKVGLLDKKDAYPNRLSGGQKQRVAIARALAMEPEVMLFDEPTSALDPEMVKEVLEVMKSLVTTGMTMAIVTHEMGFAKEVADRVLFLDGGKLVEDANPEQFFTAPESKRAQEFLQKIL
- a CDS encoding amino acid ABC transporter permease, producing the protein MNLDFSAITPSIPYILKGLEVTLKIVAVSALVGFVLGTLLALCKIARVRVLNIAADLYTSIFRGTPLVLQLMIIYFGVPQMIGYDIPAFLAAVLAFSLNSGAYMSEVIRAGIQAVDKGQTEAAMALGVPYGKMMRNIILPQALKNILPALVNEFATLTKESAVVTVIGATDLMRRAYIVGGETFKYLEPLLFVGLVYYILVIILTVVGKAIEGRMKKSD
- a CDS encoding transporter substrate-binding domain-containing protein, with translation MKKLLSISFALILIVSMFSACSKEETKEANTNKKVLVMGTSADYKPYEYVEASKSDAIIGFDVDIAKYIGKELGYEIKVKDMDFGGLLASLSSGKVDFVMAGMTPTPDRKENADFTDIYFVAKNMIVSKKDSGIKSLQDLKDKKVGVQTGSIQEEKAEEFKKQVNFQAEGRDRIPEVVQEIQAGRFDAAILEDTVAKNYLEKMKDLQGIEIKEAPEEVGAAIALPKNSDKTAEFNKVIKKMQENGEMDKLVKKWFGSGK
- a CDS encoding BrxA/BrxB family bacilliredoxin, with the translated sequence MNFNFFMNDVVRQAREEIVSAGYTELTTPEAVDESLQQKGTTLVMVNSVCGCAGGIARPAAAHSVHYDKRPDHLVTVFAGQDKEATARAREYFEGYPPSSPSFALLKDGKIVTMVERHEIEGHEPMQVISKLQSYFEENCEEL
- a CDS encoding YjdF family protein — translated: MKLTVYHDGQYFVGVIENEDNGKLYATQYMFGTEPSDEEILLFVNDTLLPYFNRFARCGVDIKEKKRSKSIKRIIRQAAKEMKTTRFTKAQEAISLSYEVHKQEKQAQSKEHREAEKQRKRLMKVQKAKQKHRGH
- a CDS encoding NUDIX hydrolase; the encoded protein is MGYVEELRKVVGHRPLILVGAVVLVLNENGHVLLQQRTEPYGKWGLLGGLMELGESPEETACREVYEEAGIHVRNLKLINVYSGANYFIKLANGDEFQSVTTAYYTDEYEGKFSVNKEEAVELKFFPITELPKYIVGSHKKMIEAYVEIVKNT
- a CDS encoding YetF domain-containing protein, with product MHMHIFEGAHHISNVEWVFRAVLAYIFLIIVAKAMGQRSIAQLRFLDVVLVLLLGGNISNALSDEKVGLLGSMITTFVLVVLHILSSILMLKWDRWRRFLEPAPIILIHNGSVDFNNLKKARITVEYLFSELRLQNITDVQTIKFALWEASGVVSAFQYPQYETVSRLDMKVTGTQASVTFILVKNGEIQKDALALLGKTEQWVRVQLSTKVPIHSIQLATIDENEQINIVVNDSSLTL
- a CDS encoding FtsW/RodA/SpoVE family cell cycle protein, producing MKRSTEFLKSLDVKLILILCVLCVTSLVAIYSSQQTGQYGNSNFAMKQGVNYLIGIVLLLLVASIDLDQMQKLAWPFYIVGFASIIILKILPVSNFTPEILGAKRWFRFPVLGAIQPSEFFKIALLILVASLAVKHNEKYMVRTFQTDLILVGKIILVSIPPALFVYSQPDTGMVFLYGSAIACILFMSGIQKKLIAICTVVPLTILSTLIFLFLQYPSIIFDKLIPLLKPHQQSRILGWLAPFDYADQGYQTQQSILAVGSGGMNGKGLGYGNVYIPEKHTDFIFATIAEEGGFLIAAFIVLMFLLLIYRTILIGYAADNLFGTLLCAGAIGILTLQIFQNIGMIVGLMPVKGIALPFLSYGGSSLFSNMMLMGLILSVRKTYKKYMFSVN